The Sandaracinus amylolyticus genomic interval CCGGGAACGATCGGATGGATCGATCGTCTGAGCCGGACGGAGGCGCGGTGGGCGACGAGCGGCGAGAAGGAGAAGAGGCGTCGGGCGAGCGGGACACGACGCCCGCGCGCCTCGCCGAAGACACCGTCTCCGCGCCGGACGGGGTCGACGGTCCGGCGCTTCCCGTCGCGATCGAGCGCGAGGTGCAGCGCATCCGCGCGCGCGTGCTGCGCTTTCTGGTGCTCGACGGTGCGCTCTCGGGCGTGGCGGCGGGAGTCGCGATCGGGGCCCCGGCGGCGCTGGTGCTCGACGTCGCGGGCTGGCCGGTCGCGCCGGCGCTCGGCGTCGCGGGCATCGCGGCGCTGACCGTGAGCGTGGTCGAGGTCCGGCGGCGCCTGCTCGACCGGGTGCGCGCCGCGATGGTGCTCGACCGGCTGCTCGACGCGAAGGATCGGTTCGCCAGCGCGGTGTCGTTCGCGAGCGCCGGTGAGCTGCCCGCGCTGCATCGGCTGCAGATCCGCGAGGCGGCGGAGTTCCTCGCCGAGCGCGGCCCGGTGCCCGATGCGCCGCGGCCGCGGCTCCGTTCGGCGCGCTGGATGGTCGCGGCCGTGACGGCAGTCGCGATCGCGGTTCCGCTGCGCGTGGCGTGGCCGTCGTTCGTCGCGTGGGCGCGCGAGGCGATCGGCGAGGACGAGACGCCGCGCAGCGCGGAGGAGATCGCGGACGCCGCCGAGGCGCTGCGTCGCGAGCTGGAGCGCGATCCGGCGCGCCGCGTCGATCAGGAGATCAACGAGCTCGAGCACGCGCTCGAGCGCGAGCGCGAGCGGGTGCAGCGGAGCCGCGCGGAGGCGCTGGAGCGCGCGGCCGAGGCGATCGAGCGCGCGATGGGCATCGCGCCGCAGGCCGACCCGCAGAGCACCGAGGGCGCGGGCGAAGCGGGCGAGAGCGAGAGCGCGCCGACGGTGGAGTCGGTCGAGGGCGCGCCGCCGGAGCTCGCGTCGGAGCGACTGCGCGAGGCGTGGGAAGAAGCGCAGCGCGCGCGCGACGCGTGGCGCGAGGCGGCGATGCGCCCGGGCACTCCGCCCGAAGAGGTCGCGCGGCTGCAGACCGAAGCGCAGCGCGCGCAGATGGAGGCGCTCCGCATGGCCGAGCAGGAGCGCGGCTGGCGCGAGGCGCAGGCGCAGCAAGAGGGCGGCGCGCCGGACGAGGGCGACGGTTCGCCGGACGAGAGCGAGAGCGCGAGGCCGGGCGACGAGGGGGAGCAGCTCGCGCGCGCGATCGATCGGCTCGACCGCGCGATCGGGTCCATGGATCGCACCGACCAGGACAGCGGCGTGCCGGGGCCCGAGGTCGGTCAGGGGCTCGAGCGCGCATCGGGCGAGATCGGCGAGCACACGCCCGAGACCGCGCAGGCGCTCGCGGATGCCGCCGCGGCGCGCGAGCGTGGCGACGCGCAGGCGATGGATCGCGCGCTCGAGCGTGCGCGAGAGTCGCTACGTCGCGAAGCGGGCCGTGAGACGCGCGAGCTCGCGGAAGCGCGCGAGCGGCTGTCGCGGTTGCACGACCAGATGGCGGAGCGAGCGGGCGAGAGCGCGCGCGAGCAACTGGCGCAAGCGGGCCAAGAGGGTCAATCGGGGCAAGAGGGCCAGTCTGGCTCGGAGGGTCAGTCCGGCGAATCCGGCGAAGCGGGGCAGTCTGGGGAATCCGGACAATCGGGCGAAGCGGGGCAGTCCGGGGAATCCGGGCAATCCGGGGAAACGGGGCAGTCGGGGGAAGCGGGGCAGTCTGGGGAATCCGGGCAGTCCGGGGAAGCGGGGCAGTCGGGGGAAGCGGGGCAGTCTGGGGAATCCGGGCAGTCCGGGGAAGCGGGGCAGTCCGGGGAATCCGGGCAATCGGGCCAGGCGGGCCGATCGGGTCAGTCGGGCCAATCGGGTCAGTCGGGCCAATCGGGTCAGTCGGGCCAATCGGGTCAGTCGGGCCAATCGGGCCAGGGCCAATCGGGTCAGTCGGGCCAAGCGGGTCAGTCGGGCCAAGCTGGGCAATCCGGTCAACAAGGCCAAGGTCAGGGCGAGGGTCAGGGACAAGGCCAAGGTCAGGGCGAGGGTCAGGGACAAGGCCAAGGTCAGGGCGAGGGTCAGGGACAAGGCCAAGGTCAGGGCGAGGGTCAGGGACAAGGCCAAGGTCAGGGCGAGGGTCAGGGGCAAGGGCAGGGTCAGGGGCAAGGCCAGGGTCAGGGCGAGGGTCAGGGGCAAGGCCAGGGTCAGGGCGAGGGTCAGGGGCAAGGCCAAGGTCAGGGCGAGGGCCAAGGTCAGGGCGAGGGCCAAGGTCAGGGCCAAGGCGGCGACGGCCAGGGCGGTGCGAGTCAGCCCACGCACGGCTGGGGCAGCGGCGCTGCGGGTGATCCCGGTCTCGCCGCGGCGCAGGCTGCAGGCGCTTCGTCCGAGGGCGTCCAGGTCGATCCCGGCACCGACCCCGCGCAGTCCGCCGAGCTCGGCGCGCAGCCCGATCCGATGGGCCTGCTCCCCGGCGCGTCGCGCCTCCCGGGACGCGGCGGCATGCGCATGGACGCGGTGACCGGCGGCGCCGCGGGCGAGGGCTCGGGCGTCGTCGGTGGCTCGAGCGGCGACGCGCCGCGCGTCGGCGGCGGCACGCGCGTGCCCGGCTCGCTGCGCGCGTACGTCCAACGGTATCTCCGCGCGCTCCAAGAGGGCGGCGGCGAGCAGGAGAGCGGTCCGCGCTGAGCGCGCGCGACCTGCGGAGGAGATCGATGTCCGAGGCGACCAAGCAGATCCACGTCCTCAACCCGTTCGAGCACGTGCGCGCGCTCTGTCAGCGCATCACGCGACAGGTCGCGGAGCGCGTGGTCGGACAGGAAGAGGCGGTCGAGTGCGTCACCGCGGGCCTCCTGCTCGGCGGGCACGTGCTGATGGAGGGCGTGCCCGGCGTCGGGAAGACGCTCCTCGCGCGCACGCTCGCCGACGTCGTGCACCTCAAGTTCCACCGCGTGCAGTTCACGCCGGACCTGATGCCCGCCGACGTGCTCGGCACGTACATGGTGCAGACCGGCCCCGATGGTCGCCCCGTCATGGCGCTCCAGCCGGGCCCGCTCTTCTCGAACATCGTGCTCGCCGACGAGATCAACCGCGCGTCGCCGAAGACGCAGAGCGCGCTCCTCGAGGCGATGCAGGAGCGCCAGGTCTCGCTCGGCTCGAGCACGCACGCGCTGCCCTCGCCGTTCTTCGTCGTCGCGACGCAGAACCCGATCGACAACGAGGGCACGTACCCGCTCCCCGAGGCGCAGCTCGACCGCTTCCTGATGAAGGTGATGGTCCGCTTCCCCACCGAGGACGAGGTCATGAACATCGTCGCGCGCACCGCGGGCGGCGCCGAAGCCGCGGTGCAGCGCGTCGCCGACGCCGAGACGATCCTCGCCGCCGGCAAGACGATCCGCACGATGCCGGTCGCCGATCACGTCGCGCGCTACGCGGTGCGCCTCGTGTTCGCGACGCACCCCGACCACAAGAGCGCGCCCGCGTGCAACCGGCGCTACGTGAAGGCGGGCGCGTCGCCGCGCGCCGCGCAGAGCGTGCTTGCGGTCGCGAAGTTCTTCGCGCTGCTCGACGGGCGCCTCAACGTCGCGATCGACGACGTGAAGCGCGCCGCGTACCCGTGCCTGCGCCACCGCATCCTCCTCAACTTCGACGCGATCGCGGACGAGGCGACGACGGACTCGCTCATCCACCAGACGCTGATCGAGCTCGATCGCACGAAGGACGACGGCGGCGCGGCGAAGGCGCCCGCGAAGAAGAAGTGAATTGAAGCTCCTCGATCACGCGGCGCGACGACTGCTCGATCGCCTCCAGCTCGCGGTGCGTCCGGGATCCACCGCGACGCGGCAGGGCGGGCACAAGTCGCCCGTGCTCGCGAGCGGCGTGGAGTTCGCCGATCACCGCCAGTACGTGCCGGGCGACGACGTGCGGCACATCGACTGGAAGGCGTTCGCGCGCCACGGGCAGCTCACGATCCGCCAGTTCGAGGAAGAGCGCGACGCACGCGTCTACGTGATGCTCGATCTCTCGGGCTCGATGTCGCGCGGCGCGCCGGTCGCGAAGCTCGACATGGCCAAGCGCCTCGCCGCGTCGTTCGCGTACGTCGGGATGAGGCAGTTCGATCGCGCGCTGGTCATGCCGTTCGGCGACGACCTCGAGCGCGAGACGCGCCCGCTGCGCACCGCCGCCGATCTGCCCGAGGTCGATCGGTTCCTCACCGAGTGCGGCGCGGGCGGGCCCACGTCGTTCGCGCAGGCGGTGCGCTCGCTCGCCGAGCGCTTCCCGCAGCGCGGGCTCGTCGTCGTGATCACCGACCTGATGAAGCCGGAGGGATGGGACGCGGGGTTCCGCACCATCGGTGCGCTCGGCCACGAGCTGCGCGTCGTGCACGTGCGCTGCCCCGAAGATCTCGCGCCGGACTTCCAGGGCGAGCTCGAGCTCTTCGACGTCGAAGATCAGCGCACGGTGCGGCTGCGCGTCTCGCGCGATCTGCTCGACGCGTATCGCAAGGAGATCGAGAAGCACGTCACGTCGTGTCGCGACTCGGCGCGCCGCGCGGGCGGGCGCTTCGTCGACGTGCCGATCGAGATGCCGCTCGAGACGGCGCTGCGCCGCGCGTTCGCGGGCGGCGACGCGAAGGTCGCTGGCGGTGCGGGAGGCAAGCGTTGAGCTTCGCGGCGTTCCCGCTCTGGGCGGTGCTCGCGATGGCCGGCGCGGCCGCGGTCGCGATCGTCGCGGTGTACCTGCTGCGCCGCACGCCGCGCCCGCAGGTCGTCTCGAACGTCGAGTTCTGGATGCGCGCGATGCAGAGCGCGAAGCCGAAGCTCCTCGCGAGCTGGCGCATCCCGCTGATCGCGATGTTGATCTCGCTGCTCGCCGCGCTCGCGATGGTCGCGCTGATCGGCGATCCGCGCTTCGGCTCGGGGGTGCGCGGCACGACGGTGGTGGTGCTCGACGCGGGGCGCACGATGGACGCGGTCGGCGTCGACGGAGAGCGACGCCTCGATCGCGCGCTGCTCGAGCTGCGCCGCTGGGTCGAGCGCACGACGATCACCGGTGAGGTCGCGGTCGTGCGCGCCGGCATGCGCCCCAGCGTGCTCCTGCCGATCACCGACGACGCCGCCGACCTTCAGCGCGCGCTCACCGGTCTCGCGCTCGACGATGGACCGAGTGATCTCCCCGCCGCGATCGCGCTCGCCGACACGATCCTCGCCGAGCACGGCGCGCTCGAGGCGGGCGTCGGGCAGATCCTCGTGGTCGCTGACGAAGCGGTCGAGGTCGCGACGCGCGCGCCGACGGTCGTGCTGCCGGTCGGCACCGCGGCGCACACCGTCGCGATCACGTCGTTCTCGGCGCGTCGAGTGCCCGAGGCGGTCGGCGAGTACGCGGTGCGCTGCGAGATGAGCGCGTTCACCGCAGGCCGCGCGCGAGCGCGCGTCGTGATCCGCGACGGCGACGTGACGATCCTCGACGAGCGCGTCGAGATCGCGCCGCACACCTCCGAGGTGCTCGAGGCGGGCGGGTTCTCGAGCGCGCGCGCCGAGCTCGTCGCGGAGCTCACCGACATCGAGCTCGCGAGCGGCGAAGACGGCTTCGAAGGCGACGATCGCGCGTATGCGGTCGTCGATGCGCTCGAGGCGACGCGCGTGCTGCTCGTGAGCGACGGCGATCGTTACCTCGAAGCCGCGCTCGCCGCGCACCCCGGGCTCGACGTCGACGTGATGGCGCCCGCCGCGATCGCGGGCACGAGCACCGCCGATCTCGCGCGCTACCACGCGCTGGTGCTCGACGGAGCGACGCTCCCGTCGGGCGTCGCGCACGGCGCGCAGCTGATCTTCGCCCCGCCCGCGCGCGGCGCCATCGCCGTGGGCGACACGCTCTCGCGTCCGCGCATCACCGCGACGCTCGCGACCCACGCCGCGCTCGACGGGCTCCGCCTCGACGCCACGCGCGTGACCCGCGCGACCGCGCTCGTCGCCGAGCCCAGCGATCAAGTGCTGGTGCGCAGCGGCGGTCACGCGCTCGGGATCGCGCGACAGCTGCCGCGCGGTCGCGTCGTCGTGTTCGGCTTCGGCACCGCGGACACCGATCTCGTGCGCGACGAGGCGTTCCCGCTGCTCGTGCACTCGTCGCTGCGCTGGGTCGCCGATCGCGCCGAGGCCACGCCGCTCGCGCGTCGGGTCGGCGGCCCGCTCGTCGCGGACAGCGGGCACGCGGTGCGTGATCCCGAAGGCGAGACGATCACCAGCGGTGTGGTGCCCGAGGTCGCGCGCGCCGGGATCTGGCACGTCGGCGATCGCGCGGTCGCGTTCTCGTCGGTCGATCACGCGTCGTCGCTCGGCGCGGGCGCGACGGGCGGGCGCTTCGCGGCGCGCAGCACCTGGCCTCCGCTCGCGCTCATGATCGCGGGCGCGCTCGTCGCGCTCTTGCTGCTCGAGTGGGCGCTCTTGCATCGCGGGAGGCTCGAGTGAGCATCACCGTCGGCTGGCCGATCGCGCTGTGGGGCCTCGTCGCGGTCCCGCTGCTGCTCGTGCTCACGCTGCGCAGCAAGTTCGCGCTCTCGCGAGGGCGTCGCTGGACCGCGGCGATCCTGCGCGCGCTGGTGGTCGCGCTCGTCGTGCTCTCGGTCGCCGACGTGCGCATCGCGTGGCCCACCGAGGACCTCGCGCTCGCGACCGTGATCGACGGTTCGCCCGCGATCGCGCCCGAAGAGCGCGCCGCGCTCGAGAGCGAGCTCGGCCGCATGCACGCCGCGCATCCCGAGGTGAGCGCGCGCATCGTCGGCGCATCGCAGCCGTCGCCCAACCGGCAACGAGGCGCGCGCGAGGACGTCGCGACGCGGCTCTCCGCCGCGGTCGCGACGATGCCGCGCGATCGTGTTCGACGCGTGCTACTCGCGACCGATGGACGTGATCCCGCGGGCGATCTCCCTGCCGCGATCGACGCCGCGCGTCGGGCCGGCGTCGAGGTGTCCGTGCTCCCGATGGGCGTCTCGCCGCCGATCGACGGAGTCGCGATCGCGTCCGTCGAGACCCCGCGCTTGGTGCGCGCCGCCGAGACCCTCGACGTGGGCGCGACGATCGTCGCGTCGATGTCGCGCCACGTTCGCTTCGAGGCGCTCGTCGACGGACGCAGCGTCGCGACGACCGAGCTCGACGTGCCCGAGGGCACCTCGGAGCGCCGCATCGCCGTCGAGTTCCCCGATCAGCCGGGCATGCACGAGCTCGAGCTCGTGCTTCATGCCGGCGACGGCATTGCGCTGAACGATCGCTGGCGCTCGCTCGTCGAGGTGCTGCCCAAGCCGCGCGTTCGCATCCATCACGACGTCGATCGCCCCGAGCCCGCCCTCGCGCGCGTGCTGCGCGAGTCGGGCATGGACGTCGACGTCGTCGGCCCGCAGGCCGCGTTCACGCGTCTGTCCGACTACGACCGCTATTCGCTAGTGATCGCCGACGAGATGGAGCTCGGCGACTTCTCCGAGGAACAACAGCGCACGCTGCGTCGCTGGGTGGAAGAGCAGGGCGGTGGGCTCATCACCGTCACCGGCGCGAACGCGGTGCGCCGCACGCCGCGCGTGCTCCGCGAGATCGAGCCCATCGAGCCGCCGCCCGCGCTCCCCGAGCCGCGCCCGCTCGAGCTCGTGATCGTGATCGATCGCAGCTCGAGCATGAGCGGTCACGCGATGGAGTCGGCGCGCCGCGCCGGCGTCGCCGCGGTGCGCGCCCTGCGCGCCGACGCGATGGTCGGCGCGGTCGCGTTCTCGGGTGCCGCCGATCGTGTGCAGGCGCCCGTCCCGATGTCGCAGGCCGACACCGTGGTCGGCTTCATCCAGGGCCTGAACGCCGAGGGCGGTACCAACATCGCCGCCGCGGTCCAGGCCGCGAACCGGATCATGTCGAACGATCCGCGGTACATCCATCACGTGATCCTCGTCAGCGACGGCGAGAGCGAGCCGCAGTCGGCGATCGCCGCCGCGATCGCGCTCGCAGGGCGCGGCGTGTCGATCTCGACGATCACCATCGGGCCCTACTCGCAGCTGCTCGCGGAGATCGCGCGCATCGGGCGCGGCCGCTACCACACGACGAGCGCCGCGGGCCTCACCTCGCTCGTCGTGAGCGAGGCGATGTACCGCCAGCCGCCCGCGCACCGGCAGAGCTCGTTCCGGGCGCGCGAGCAGACGCACCTCGCGATGCTCGACGGCGTCTCGTTCGAGAGCGCGCCCGCGCTGAACGGCCACGCGCTCTCCGCGCCGAAGACCGGCGCGACCGTCGCGCTCACCGCGACCGAGGGCATGCCGCTGCTCGCGCACTGGCACCGCGGGCTCGGCCAGGTCGCGACGTTCACCAGCGCGACGAGCGGCAGCTGGGCCGATTCGTTCCGCGCGTGGCCGGGCTTCCGCACGTTCTGGTCGTCGCTCGCGCGCGGCATGCTGCGCACCCGCACCGTCGAGCCCCCGCGCGTGATCGTCGAGCGCGATCCGCTCCGCGCCGACGTACGGCATGTCACCGTCGTGTCCCCGTTTCCCGTGCTCGAGCCCGCGCCGATCGTGCGGATGTTCCGCGCGCGCGGTCCGGGCCAGACGCTCGAGCTCGCGCCGCGTGGTCCCGGCGTGTGGCAGAGCGAGGTGCCGCTCGCGATCGGCGAGCAGTTCCTCGTCGACGCGCGCCTTCCGATCGATCCCGAGCCCACCGCGGCGGCCGGTGACGAAGCGCCGTACCCCGAGTCGCTGCGCGCGTTCGGTCCCGATCGCGCCGCGCTCGATCGCCTCGCGACGATCGGCGGAGGACGCGTCGTCGACGCGCCGCTCGCGGTGCTCGAGGCGCCCGGCGAGGCGGAGGTGATGCGCCCGCTGCGCACCGCGATCCTCGCGCTCGCGCTCGTGCTCTACGTGCTCTCGTTGCTCCTCCTGCGCCTGCCCGATCGCCGCCTCGCGAGCGGGCTCTCGGTGGAGCGTCCTTCGCGCATCCCGGTGCCGGCGCGTGGTCGTCCCTCGCTGACCGACTCGCCCGCGCCCCGCCAGAACGACAAGGAGGCCGCGTGACGCGCCCGCGCATTCTTCTCTGCATCACCGCGCTGCTCGTCGCGTGCGGTGGGCCCGGTGAGCCCCGCTTCGCCGAGGTCACGATCTCGAGCGCCGCGCCGAGCGCGACGCTCTCGGGCAGCACGCGCGCCGTCGCGCCCGCGATCGAGCTGAGCCCCGGATGCCCCGGCTATCTCGACCCCGCTGCGCCCGAGCACGTCGTGCACCTCGACGACGCGACCGCGATCACGATCACCGCGCGCTCGAGCCGCGGCCCGCTCGCGCTCGCGGTCTCGGGCGGCGGCGAGGTGCGCTGCGACAGCGATGGAGGCGCCGGCCACGCGCCGCACGTCACCGTCGATCAAGCCGGGGACTACGCGGTGCACGTCGCGTCGCTGCAGCAGGCGGAAGACCTGCAGTACGAGCTCGTGATCGCGCCCGCGGGCAGCGACCCCGCGAGCGCGCCGCCCGCGCCCGGCAGCGAGCGTCAGGCGGTCAGCGTGACGGTCACCAGCGATCCTCCCGGCGCGACGGTGCGCACGACCGAGGGCGAGGTGCTCGGCACCACGCCCGCGATGTTCGTCCTCCACGTGAGCGCGAGCGAGATCGGCAGCGAGCGCCGCTTCGTGCTCGACATGCCCGGTCGTCCGAGCACCGAGGTCAGCGGGCGCCTGATCGGCGGCGCGGTGGTGATGCACGCGACGTTGCCCGGCGGGCCCGCGCCGCAGATCGCGAGCCTCGGCGGGATCGCGTCCGCCGGCGCGACGCTGCAGGGCGACGAGCTCGTCGCGACCGCGTCGAGCGCGCAGCCGATCCGCGACTACCAGGTCGCGCGTCAGGCCGTCGACGTGAGCGCGGAGTGCACGGTTGCGCGCGCCACCGTGGACGTCGACATCCGCCACTCGTTCATCGGCGATCTGCGCGTCGTGCTCCGCGCGCCGAGCGGCACCGAGGTCACGCTGCACGACCACGGCGGCGCGGGCCGCGCGAACCTGGTGACGAGCTACGACTGGAACGCCCGCCGCGGCGCGCTGCAGCGCCTCGCGGGACAGAGCGCGCGCGGTCGCTGGACGATGGCGGTGCACGACGACGCGGGCGCCGACACCGGCACGTTCCGCTCGTTCACGCTGCGCCTCGCGTGCGTCGAGTCGGGCGCGTCGATCGGCGACCTCGGTCTCACCGGCACCGGTGGCTCGGGCGGTCGCGGTGACGGAACGATCGGCTTCGGCACGCAGACCCCGCCGCCTCCTCCGACGCGCCCGCAGGTGCGACGCGCGCGGCCGCGCGTCGCGACGCCTCCGCCGACCCAGGCCCCGGTGCTCGATCCGTGGCGTCGTCCTCCTCCGCCGCAGCCTCCGCCTCCCCCTCAGCCGTGGCAGCAGACGCCGCCGCCGGGCTCGCGCAGCAACGGCGGCGCGGGAGGCCGCGTGATCGTCGCACCGATGGGATGACGCTCACGGAATATGTCGTGGACGAGCCTCCTCCGTGATCGCGGGTCTGATAACGTCCGCGGCGGATGACTCGCGCAACACTGTTCCTCGCGGTGACCCTCGCTCTCCTCGCCGGGTGTGACGGCGAGACGACCTCGAGCGACGACGCAGGAGGTCACGCTCTCCCGGACGCCGCGCCGGTGATCGATGCCGCCACGCCCGACGCGGCCGCGCCCGACGCCGGCCTCGCCGATGCCGGCGGCGATCCGCCCGCCGATGCGGGCCAGGACGGCGGATCCGACGCGTACGTCCCGCCGGTCGACTCCGACTGCGACGGGCTCGTCGACGGTCCGAGCCGCGAGGGCTGGCTGGGCGAGGACCTCGATGACGACGGCGAGCTCGACGAGGGCGAGACCGATCCCGACCTCTTCGACACCGACGGTGACGGGCTCTCGGACGGAGTCGAGCGCGGCGTCGTCACGCCGTTCGCGACGTGCGCCGACGTCTTCGTGCCCGACGAGGACCCGACGACCACCACCGATCCGGCGCGCGCCGACACCGACGCGGACGGCATCGAGGACGGCGTGGAGGACGAGGACCGCGACGGACAGCGCGACGAGGGCGAGACCGATCCCGGCGACGGAACCTCGCCGCCCGCGCCGATCAGCGCGGTCTGCACCGCGACGGGCCGCACCGAGGTCGCGCTCACGACCGTCGCACCGGCGGACCTCGCGCTCGTCCTGCCGCGCGCGTCGACGAGCGTCGAGGTCGTCTCGGCGGGCACGGCGATCGGCGCGCTCGGCCACGACGTGACGACGTCGGTCGCGTTCGTCGCGCTGCGCGTCACGCCGGCCGACGGACTCGTCGGACCGCTCGGTCTCGAGGAGTCGCTCCGCCCCGCGCTCGCGACCGCGGGCGCGCTGAGCGAGCGCGAGGCGATCTCCACGACGACCTGGGACGGCGCGCCTGCCGTCGTCGCGTCCTACACGCAGGCGAGCACGCTCGACGCCGACGACCACGCGAACGCGCTCGCCGGCGCGCTCGCGCCCGAGAGCACCGGACGCCTGCCCGCCGCGACCGGCCCGACCGGCGCGATGCAGCTGCGCGCGCTCTACGTGCTCCGCAGCGCGACCGAGGCCGTCGTGCTCCTCTCGGTCGCGCAGCGCGCGAGCGCGAGCGGCCCGGCCGCCGAGAGCGCGACCGCGTTCGTCGCGCACGACTTCGTCGCGGGCGCGGCGCTCGGCACCGCGGGCGACGCGCTCGCGCCGACGTGCCGCCTGCTGACGCCGCTCGCCACGCCGCAGGTCGACGTGCTCTTGGTCGTCGACGACAGCGGCTCGATGCAAGCGTCGCAGCTCGCGCTCGCCGAAGCCGCGCACGCGATGGCGCTCGCGTTCGAGAGCGCGCAGCTCGACTGGCGCATGGGCCTCGTCACCTCGAGCTACATCGCGACCGCGGCGCCGAACGCGCTGCGCTTCCGTCGCTTCTCGCGCAACGCGAACCTCGTGCGCGGGTGGCTCACCGAGAACAGCACGTGCGTCGCGGGCACGTGCTCGCAGGTCCCCATCACGCCCGAGCCCGCGACGTGCCCGGGCGATCCCTCCCAGGGCGCGAACGGCGGCTGCTGGATCGGGCTCACGGGCGCGGGGACCGAGGCGGTCCTGGGCTCGGCGCGCGCCGCGATCGCCGCGATCGCGCCCGGCACCGCGCCGGGCGACGACGAGTCCCCGGTGCGAGCCCGCCAGGGCGCACGGCTCGTCGTCATCCTCGTCGGCGACGCCGACGATCAGACGACCGGTGACACGACGACCAGCGCGAATTGCGGCCCCGGCGGCAGCGTCGACGCGGCGGGCACCGCGTGCGTGGCGGTCGCCGACTTCGTGAGCTTCTTCGGCGAGGCCGGCAGCGCCACGCTGCCCACCAACCCCACCGGCGCGCCGATCCCGGTGCACGGCATCGTCTGCCCGTCGGGCGCCGCGTGCGGCTGCACCTCCGGCTCCTGCGATCTCGCGAACTCGGGGCGCGAGTTCAATCCCCAGCCGATCGGCGGCGTGCCCCAGCAGCGGCACGCCGCGGTCGTCGCCGCGACCGGTGGCGTGCTCGGCTCGATCCGCGACGTCGCCGCGGTTCGACGCGCGATGGACGCCATCACCCGCGACACGATCGCGCGCACCGGTCATGCGCTCGACGCGCCGCTCGTCGCGGCGTCGCTCCGCGTCGCGCTCAGCGCGGTGCGCGATCCCGCCGCGTGCGACGCCGCCGACCTGCCGCGCAGCACGGTCGACGGCTATCGCTACGATCCGCAGCGTCGCTCGCTCGCGTTCTACGGCGCGTGTCGCCCGGCGACCGAGAGCGAGACCGCCGCGGTCTCGTTCCAGCGCTGGGCGCACTGACCGATCAGCTCTCCTCGTCGCCCTCGCCCGCCTGCGTCGGGTGCAGGCCGTGCTTCTTCGCGAGGCGATAGAGGTACTTGCGATCCATGTCCGCGGCGCGCGCCGCCGCGGAGATGTTGAACGAGTGGCGATCGAGCAACCAACCCACGTACGCGCGCTCGAACTTCGCTTCCCAGTCCGAGCGCGTGTCGC includes:
- a CDS encoding VWA domain-containing protein; amino-acid sequence: MSITVGWPIALWGLVAVPLLLVLTLRSKFALSRGRRWTAAILRALVVALVVLSVADVRIAWPTEDLALATVIDGSPAIAPEERAALESELGRMHAAHPEVSARIVGASQPSPNRQRGAREDVATRLSAAVATMPRDRVRRVLLATDGRDPAGDLPAAIDAARRAGVEVSVLPMGVSPPIDGVAIASVETPRLVRAAETLDVGATIVASMSRHVRFEALVDGRSVATTELDVPEGTSERRIAVEFPDQPGMHELELVLHAGDGIALNDRWRSLVEVLPKPRVRIHHDVDRPEPALARVLRESGMDVDVVGPQAAFTRLSDYDRYSLVIADEMELGDFSEEQQRTLRRWVEEQGGGLITVTGANAVRRTPRVLREIEPIEPPPALPEPRPLELVIVIDRSSSMSGHAMESARRAGVAAVRALRADAMVGAVAFSGAADRVQAPVPMSQADTVVGFIQGLNAEGGTNIAAAVQAANRIMSNDPRYIHHVILVSDGESEPQSAIAAAIALAGRGVSISTITIGPYSQLLAEIARIGRGRYHTTSAAGLTSLVVSEAMYRQPPAHRQSSFRAREQTHLAMLDGVSFESAPALNGHALSAPKTGATVALTATEGMPLLAHWHRGLGQVATFTSATSGSWADSFRAWPGFRTFWSSLARGMLRTRTVEPPRVIVERDPLRADVRHVTVVSPFPVLEPAPIVRMFRARGPGQTLELAPRGPGVWQSEVPLAIGEQFLVDARLPIDPEPTAAAGDEAPYPESLRAFGPDRAALDRLATIGGGRVVDAPLAVLEAPGEAEVMRPLRTAILALALVLYVLSLLLLRLPDRRLASGLSVERPSRIPVPARGRPSLTDSPAPRQNDKEAA
- a CDS encoding proprotein convertase P-domain-containing protein, whose translation is MTRPRILLCITALLVACGGPGEPRFAEVTISSAAPSATLSGSTRAVAPAIELSPGCPGYLDPAAPEHVVHLDDATAITITARSSRGPLALAVSGGGEVRCDSDGGAGHAPHVTVDQAGDYAVHVASLQQAEDLQYELVIAPAGSDPASAPPAPGSERQAVSVTVTSDPPGATVRTTEGEVLGTTPAMFVLHVSASEIGSERRFVLDMPGRPSTEVSGRLIGGAVVMHATLPGGPAPQIASLGGIASAGATLQGDELVATASSAQPIRDYQVARQAVDVSAECTVARATVDVDIRHSFIGDLRVVLRAPSGTEVTLHDHGGAGRANLVTSYDWNARRGALQRLAGQSARGRWTMAVHDDAGADTGTFRSFTLRLACVESGASIGDLGLTGTGGSGGRGDGTIGFGTQTPPPPPTRPQVRRARPRVATPPPTQAPVLDPWRRPPPPQPPPPPQPWQQTPPPGSRSNGGAGGRVIVAPMG
- the cglD gene encoding adventurous gliding motility lipoprotein CglD, yielding MTRATLFLAVTLALLAGCDGETTSSDDAGGHALPDAAPVIDAATPDAAAPDAGLADAGGDPPADAGQDGGSDAYVPPVDSDCDGLVDGPSREGWLGEDLDDDGELDEGETDPDLFDTDGDGLSDGVERGVVTPFATCADVFVPDEDPTTTTDPARADTDADGIEDGVEDEDRDGQRDEGETDPGDGTSPPAPISAVCTATGRTEVALTTVAPADLALVLPRASTSVEVVSAGTAIGALGHDVTTSVAFVALRVTPADGLVGPLGLEESLRPALATAGALSEREAISTTTWDGAPAVVASYTQASTLDADDHANALAGALAPESTGRLPAATGPTGAMQLRALYVLRSATEAVVLLSVAQRASASGPAAESATAFVAHDFVAGAALGTAGDALAPTCRLLTPLATPQVDVLLVVDDSGSMQASQLALAEAAHAMALAFESAQLDWRMGLVTSSYIATAAPNALRFRRFSRNANLVRGWLTENSTCVAGTCSQVPITPEPATCPGDPSQGANGGCWIGLTGAGTEAVLGSARAAIAAIAPGTAPGDDESPVRARQGARLVVILVGDADDQTTGDTTTSANCGPGGSVDAAGTACVAVADFVSFFGEAGSATLPTNPTGAPIPVHGIVCPSGAACGCTSGSCDLANSGREFNPQPIGGVPQQRHAAVVAATGGVLGSIRDVAAVRRAMDAITRDTIARTGHALDAPLVAASLRVALSAVRDPAACDAADLPRSTVDGYRYDPQRRSLAFYGACRPATESETAAVSFQRWAH